A genome region from Gadus macrocephalus chromosome 15, ASM3116895v1 includes the following:
- the lrit2 gene encoding leucine-rich repeat, immunoglobulin-like domain and transmembrane domain-containing protein 2, which produces MDIFCRLLLIVVLTVNVQVCESLTQCLTGCSCVADRNGRSLICMEESAFGAIPDNIPVDMIKIRIEKSHFTEVPKGALLTVPNLENLWLNFNDITLINSKALEGLRNLSELRLQGNRLRSVPWTAFEDTPALKILDLKHNQLDVLPEHALKYLPGLTYLDLSFNQLSVISREVFLNWPLYQRIQSTSGQETNHQGPNVVLALHDNPWLCDCRLAGFVEFAKSLGPPILLMNSYLTCSGPDVRAGKFFHETELERCLRPVVSTPFTNVSMPLGANITLQCMARGRPKPAVWWTYGLKIIRGFRESQEWISADIIRTSLVIPALHPVDRGLYTCSALNFLGNSSVSIALEVLHSPSSSSSDAKSPSSPNGPRPRSGLPVPGGSGGGEEDNVYIDIRIAKQTVRGISIEWYATLERPSETWFTVHLGRADGAPGAREAVHVGPGLNAYAVSDLLPATKYDICVTLQNRSPRPGQCLVFVTGSDVTEKEQREKLIHIVVIVLAMVLAVPAGMYACTTDAKLACPEGVAKAWRNRQQRAGDRAGRERESTFDSLQAASDEGLVNRESSEDRKVRRRSEDRGLKNKMADHCRLTAELY; this is translated from the exons ATGGACATATTTTGTAGACTACTATTAATAGTTGTGTTGACCGTGAACGTGCAAGTATGTGAGTCTCTGACTCAATGTTTAACAGGGTGCAGTTGCGTGGCAGACCGTAATGGCAG GTCACTTATATGCATGGAGGAGAGTGCCTTCGGAGCCATACCGGATAACATTCCGGTAGACATGATCAAAATCCGCATAGAAAAGTCTCACTTCACCGAAGTCCCCAAGGGAGCCCTCTTAACCGTCCCAAACCTGGAAAACCTGTGGTTGAACTTTAACGACATCACTCTGATCAATTCAAAGGCTTTAGAAGGATTGAGAAACCTGTCCGAGTTACGTCTCCAAGGCAACAGGCTACGATCGGTGCCGTGGACGGCGTTCGAAGACACGCCCGCGCTCAAGATCCTGGACCTGAAGCACAACCAGCTGGACGTGTTGCCCGAACACGCGCTAAAATACCTGCCCGGTCTGACCTACTTAGACCTCTCTTTCAACCAGCTCTCGGTCATCTCGAGGGAAGTCTTCCTAAACTGGCCGCTCTACCAGAGAATACAGAGCACGAGCGGCCAGGAGACCAACCACCAAGGGCCCAACGTCGTGCTGGCGCTGCATGACAACCCGTGGCTCTGCGACTGCCGTCTGGCGGGCTTCGTGGAGTTCGCCAAGTCTCTGGGCCCGCCCATCCTCCTGATGAACTCCTACTTGACCTGCTCGGGTCCGGACGTCAGAGCGGGGAAGTTCTTCCACGAGACGGAGCTGGAGAGGTGTTTGAGGCCCGTGGTCTCCACCCCGTTCACCAACGTCAGCATGCCCCTGGGGGCGAACATCACCCTGCAGTGCATGGCGCGCGGCCGGCCCAAGCCCGCGGTGTGGTGGACATATGGCCTGAAGATAATCAGAGGATTTCGCG aaTCCCAGGAATGGATCTCCGCCGACATCATCAGAACCAGCCTGGTCATCCCCGCCCTGCACCCCGTGGACCGCGGCCTCTACACCTGCAGCGCCCTCAACTTCCTGGGCAACTCCTCTGTCAGCATCGCCCTGGAGGTGctccactctccctcctcctcctcctccgacgccAAGTCGCCGTCGTCCCCCAACGGCCCCCGGCCCCGCTCCGGCCTCCCCGTgcccggcggcagcggcggcggcgaggaggaCAACGTGTACATCGACATCCGCATCGCCAAGCAGACGGTGCGCGGCATCAGCATCGAGTGGTACGCCACGCTGGAGCGGCCCTCGGAGACCTGGTTCACGGTGCACCTGGGCCGCGCCGACGGGGCCCCCGGCGCCCGGGAGGCGGTGCACGTGGGGCCGGGCCTCAACGCCTACGCCGTGTCCGACCTGCTGCCCGCCACCAAGTACGACATCTGCGTCACGCTGCAGAACCGCAGCCCGCGGCCGGGCCAGTGCCTGGTGTTTGTGACGGGCAGTGACGTCACGGAGAAGGAGCAGCGGGAGAAGCTGATCCACATCGTGGTGATCGTGCTGGCCATGGTGCTGGCCGTGCCGGCGGGGATGTACGCGTGCACCACGGACGCCAAGCTGGCCTGCCCCGAGGGCGTGGCGAAGGCCTGGAGGAACAGGCAGCAGAGGGCTGGGGatcggg ccggcagggagagggagagcacgTTTGACAGTCTGCAGGCGGCCAGCGACGAGGGTCTGGTCAACAGGGAGTCCAGCGAAGACCgaaaggtgaggaggaggtctgaAGATAGGGGGCTGAAGAACAAAATGGCGGACCACTGCAGACTCACTGCGGAACTGTATTAG
- the lrit1a gene encoding leucine-rich repeat, immunoglobulin-like domain and transmembrane domain-containing protein 1a, with amino-acid sequence MFLFLVLGLHLATGALLPSVGACPSQCSCFYHNLSDGSKARSVICNDQDISLVPVGFPADTSKLRIEKTAIQIIPGEAFNYLSSLEFLWMSFNALSSLSPDSFRGLLTLEELRLDGNALIAFPWETLMDMPSLRLLDLHNNQLSFLPVEANLYMRNLTYLDLSSNSLQTLPAELLASWLSVKPAQGPESSKLILGLHDNPWVCDCRIYDLVQFQKSPTLSVAFIDTRLRCSAPESESGILFSDVELRRCQLPRIHTAVARVRSAVGNNVLLRCGTIGVPIPDLTWRRADGKLINGTVQQEISQEGITWSILSVPAVSYRDSGKYVCKAVNYAGEAEAVISLMVSNGPKADGNQTGADRKPKAKKPNPMGKAAYQEKLVARYALPATTTTPRPPAPEPAAPLAPDRGAAVAAAAGPSDGSDGGPPGGGPATSSAQDGLLDLEKTNLSNLAANTSSLQQDPDRVVRSVKVVGDTDNTIALNWRAPKAKNTTAFSVLYAVFGERDMRKINVGAGQNRVTIEGLVPRTKYIACVCVRGLIPKKEQCVIFSTDEAASATGTQKLINVIVITVACIIAVPLTVIVCCGALKRRIQKYWGKKSKDIQDSYVTFETLSPATKAKGQEGEYLTRLNPEESNRLLSARSSLDSEATAKIEGQPNEYFC; translated from the exons ATGTTCCTCTTCCTGGTGCTGGGGCTCCACCTGGCCACAGGTGCGCTTCTCCCCTCGGTGGGCGCGTGTCCGTCCCAGTGCAGCTGTTTTTACCACAACCTGAGTGACGGGTCTAAAGCAAG GAGCGTCATCTGCAACGACCAGGACATCTCCCTCGTGCCTGTCGGCTTCCCCGCCGACACCTCCAAACTGCGCATCGAGAAAACGGCCATTCAGATCATCCCGGGCGAAGCCTTTAACTACCTCTCCAGCCTGGAGTTCCTGTGGATGTCCTTCAACGCGCTGTCCAGCCTAAGCCCGGACAGCTTCCGCGGCCTGCTCACCCTGGAGGAGCTGCGGCTGGACGGGAACGCGCTCATCGCGTTCCCCTGGGAGACCCTCATGGACATgcccagcctcagactgctggaTTTGCACAACAACCAGCTGAGCTTTCTGCCGGTGGAGGCCAACCTGTACATGAGGAACCTCACCTACCTGGACCTGTCCAGCAACAGCCTGCAGACCCTGCCTGCTGAGCTGCTGGCCTCCTGGCTCTCCGTCAAACCGGCGCAAGGGCCCGAGAGCTCCAAACTAATACTAG GTCTCCATGACAACCCTTGGGTGTGCGACTGCCGGATTTACGACTTGGTCCAGTTTCAGAAGTCGCCGACTCTCTCGGTGGCGTTCATAGACACCCGACTGCGATGCTCGGCTCCGGAGAGCGAGTCCGGGATTCTGTTCAGCGACGTGGAGTTGCGCCGGTGCCAGCTCCCTCGCATCCACACCGCGGTGGCGCGCGTCCGGAGCGCAGTGGGGAACAACGTGCTGCTGCGCTGCGGCACCATCGGAGTGCCCATCCCAGACCTCACGTGGCGCAGGGCGGACGGCAAGTTGATCAACGGAACCG TCCAGCAGGAGATCTCCCAGGAGGGCATCACCTGGTCCATCCTCAGCGTGCCGGCCGTGTCCTACCGGGACTCGGGGAAGTACGTCTGCAAGGCCGTCAACTACGCCGGTGAGGCCGAGGCCGTGATCTCCCTCATGGTGTCCAACGGCCCCAAGGCGGACGGCAATCAGACCGGCGCCGACCGCAAACCCAAGGCCAAGAAACCCAACCCGATGGGCAAGGCCGCCTACCAGGAGAAACTGGTGGCCCGGTACGCACTcccggccaccaccaccaccccccgccCTCCGGCCCCGGAGCCCGCCGCCCCGCTGGCCCCCGACCGGGGCGCGGccgtggccgccgccgccgggccgtCGGACGGCTCGGACGGCGGTCCACCGGGCGGCGGCCCCGCCACGTCCTCGGCCCAGGACGGCCTGCTGGACCTGGAGAAGACCAACCTCAGCAACCTGGCGGCCAACACCTCGTCCCTGCAGCAGGACCCCGACCGGGTGGTGCGCTCGGTGAAGGTGGTGGGCGACACGGACAACACCATCGCCCTGAACTGGAGGGCGCCCAAGGCCAAGAACACCACGGCCTTCAGCGTGCTGTACGCCGTGTTTGGGGAGCGCGACATGAGGAAGATCAACGTGGGGGCCGGGCAGAACCGGGTCACCATCGAGGGGCTGGTGCCCCGCACCAAGTACATCGCCTGCGTGTGCGTCCGGGGGCTCATCCCCAAGAAGGAGCAGTGCGTGATCTTCTCCACCGACGAGGCGGCGAGCGCCACGGGCACCCAGAAGCTGATCAACGTCATCGTGATCACGGTGGCGTGCATCATCGCCGTGCCGCTCACCGTCATCGTGTGCTGCGGCGCGCTCAAGCGCCGCATCCAGAAGTACTGGGGCAAGAAGTCCAAGGACATCCAGGACTCCTACGTGACTTTCGAGACGCTGTCGCCCGCCACCAAGGCCAAGGGCCAGGAGGGCGAGTACCTGACCCGGCTCAACCCGGAGGAGTCCAACCGGCTGCTGTCCGCCCGCTCCAGCCTGGACTCGGAGGCCACGGCCAAGATCGAGGGCCAGCCCAACGAGTACTTCTGCTGA